In Vigna angularis cultivar LongXiaoDou No.4 chromosome 8, ASM1680809v1, whole genome shotgun sequence, the DNA window tgattaaaaacctacaaagataCCAACAACATTTCAAAGcaagagtcaaattaaccttgctcAAGACATGGGAAAAAGTACAGACCTGATTTTTGAACCATTGAggaaactctgagtgtattctagcaAACGCATTTCCTTCTACGACTTGTTCAGCCACAAGAAATGAGCTGGTACAATTGAAATGAATTAGTGTATAAAAATTTAAGCATTGCAAAGGTAAGATttggatgatgacatactcaaggtacgacTTAACTTTACTACAATTGattaagacatggacatgaacagagttgaattcagcatcagttaactAATGAGTAAATCCTTTCCCTACATGACGTCCTGATTGTTGAAAAACTAACAATTTACCTTCACATAGTTCATcttgccattgcatttcatttctgacattAATAGGGGACAACATGaactttttgaaataatgtgaacaaaaatacgttgtctctctgtgcaagtaagctgcacaaattgatccttctactctagctttatttttaactgaaagtttggattctcccataaacctttcaaagggatacatccacctgtattGCACCGGTCCCCCAAGCCAAGATTCATATGCAAGATAAATTGGAAgatgctccattgaatcaaagaatgcaggagggaatattctttctaatttgcagaGAATAATTGGAATATTTTCTTCAATCTTTCTTAGGGAATTTTCCTTTAGTGTTGtgcaacacaaatctttaaagaagttactgatTTCCATCAGTGGATTTAACACATGCGTTGGCAAACAACTGAACACAAtagggatgaaagtctccatgaatacatgacaatcatgactcttcaacccttgaatagtaaCGTTttgaacattggcacatctggacaagttagaagaatatccatctggcattctaagctcctttATCCATCCATAAACTATTCTTGCCTCGTCTTTTGACAgggtgtaatttgcttttggtttgaACAATCGGTCGTTAGCTTGCGCCTTtaactctaagtcttttcgcccacaatacaaaggtaaatcttttcttgctttgtcattatcttttgtcttcccaataacattcataactgtgttgaagacattgtcgAAGAAATTTTCTTCTATGTGCATGACATCGAGGTTatgtcttagcaagttgtctttccaatagggaagatcccaaaatatgcttcttttagtccaattatgccactCCCCAAACCCTTCTATCCTATTATGACCACATTCAGTGACTTTTGGCaagtctttcactcttctccaaacgtgtgatccagtcaacttCGGCAGGGGCATATCTGTTTCAACTTCTCCtttgcgaaatgcctttttgtttcttctaaaagGGTGATCAATGGACAAGAACCATCgatggcagtcaaaccaactacttttccaACCATATctcaattggaatgactttgtatggtccatgcaatgtggacaagctaatcgaccatgcgtgctccaaccagataacatgccATAGGCTGGGAAGTCGTTAATAGTCCACAACAAAGCTGCCCTCATAATgaaattttgcttccttgaaACATCATACGCCCAAACACCATTTCATagcttcttcaaatcatcaatcaaaggctccaaataTACATCAATTGttgatttgggattagatggacctaGTATTATACAcgttaaaaacatgtaaggctttgtcatacacatatcaggtggtagattgtatggggtaactatcaccggccaacatgaatatggtgatgcagacgcctgaatgtacggcgtaaacccatcagagcataAACCAAGTCTCACATTATGTGATTCACTAGCAAACGATGGATGTTTtcgattgaagtgcttccaagcttcaccatcagaaggatgacACAAAACTCCTtcagttttgttaccatcatgccatgtcatgtgttgtgatgtttgcattgaagtaaacattctttgtaatcttggaattaaaggcaagtagaacatggactttaagGGAATTGGTCTTTTTTGCCTCCGTCCTGCATGCATCGTATGATATCATggtgagccacaaaacttgcatttaaccaacaatgcatcatttttgccactatcattgtcatagaataacatacatccattaacacaacaatcaatcttcttggCTTCCAATCCCAGCTTTGAAACACATCTTTTGGCTTGATAATAATTTTTCGGCATAGAATTGTTTGGTGGTATCagatctaacatcaattttgtgaAGAAGTCCAATGCTTGATtgggaacgttccaattagatttacCTGCCATTAGTCTAATACAtactgacaattttgactcaaaTGAACCTTCAAATATAGGTTGATTTGCCTctgtcagtaaattgtaaaacctctgagTGGTTTCATTTGGAGACTCTTCATTAGGACTATTGTATGCTTCTTGTTTAGTGTGTCGATGAAGAGCATTTTCGACCATCTCTTACatataggcaaattgatctatcacagatgtatgtacaatagtattcgaacctgatgcaagccgcATTTCAGTTGCAGTGGAGGTggaaggaatttcttcaccatgaaatgtccaaaccgtgTAATTAAGCATAAACCCTTTTTGGTATAGGTAAACTTTtacgacttcatctttcaaaatccttgtacattcgcacttcATGCATGGGCAacgaatccctccatcaagagcataatattgatatcgtcgagccgtctccacaaactcttcaactccaATGACAAAAgcttccttcaaacctctccttccgctataacaacggtcgtacGTCCATCCACGGTGGTtgggaaaatgggccatgttctgtgacaagccagACAAAGATAAACTTAGCCAAAACAAcaacactccatgtgacataagtaatcAACGTATTACTACTTAAGTCGAACATGGAAAGCAATTTGACCATTATTGTCATAGGAATACAATAAGGGCATGCAATGAGAAGTCCTCAGTATTGAAATGCCTTAAACATCCTAAGGGGTTGTGTATTAAATTTGGGGGAGACAACTTATTATTACTAAAGTTATCTTTGTATAGATTACTTCCAAATATTTTGTAGGTTCTAAGTGTTTAAACTACTTTTACCTTTCTCTTTCtattgagaatgtgtgtagtaccataggattttaaatgactacttaacttaatcaagttgtagcctaataaatgaacatacaatatacaagaacatacaatatatacattAAGTAAAATTAGTGTAGTTTAGgtaaattggcaatttctcaccattttagtacactttttacaacctaaatactcaaaatttgagttttaggttattctttgcatttcactactttcctaacttgatttcaatactttagacttgttaggatgtttacGTTACTTAAAACTATGCTAGTTTAGgtaaattggcaatttctcaccttttaagtacactttttagaacctaaatactcaaactttgagtttgagATAATTCTTTGCTTATGACAAGTTTCCTACCTTCATTCCAGTAGTCTAcacttgttaggatgttaacattacttaaaattaatgTACATTTTGAATAGTTGCAATTGTAGTACACCTTTTTTGTGGTTTGAGTAGTGATTTTTAGCTACTTTATCTACTTTTTTAGGTTTCAAGTGGACAAACTTTGAGATTTAGCTACTTCATCTATGTTGACATGTTTCAGATCTTtcatttaacaactttaaacttgttaggatgtgtagaatacacactcttaggttactttaggtAAATTCCCATtttctcacctatttagtacactttatTAGGTCTCaagtagccaaattttgagatttagGTCCTTCTTCCAATTTGACATCTTTTGTATCttcatttaagtactttaaacttGATAAGATAATAACATTACACattcttaggttactttaggtgaatttccattttctcacctatttagtacactttttttgtttaagtagccaaattttgagatttagGTACTTAATCTaatttgacatctttcttacacttatttaagtactttaaacttgttCGGATAATAACATTACACATTCTTAGGTTTCTTTACTTCAAATTCGAAAttgtcacctatttagtacactttttaggttttaagtagtgTAATTTTAGGTCCTCAATAGTCAAATATtgtatttctttgtattttcgaaTTGTGCCCTCattttaatctttcttttatgttttaaaacttttgtaCATAATTTTTTGACTACTTTGGTTAATAATTTAATACACTATGCATTATGATCACTTTTAACCTATTATAGTAACTAGTTTTAGGTTCTAGGAtgtcatattttgagttgtAGGTTGTTTTCGTAGTGTGATTTTCTAATTAGCATTGTTTTACCattctaaacttgttaggacagTTCCTTTGTAGTTTCTTAGGCTACTTTAGTATAGTTTGTAAAAATGTGACCATTCTACTACATTTGTAGTAGACCTTTTGAGGTTTTAATAGACTTTTTTAGATTCTAAGTACTCAAACATTGAGTTTAAGGTAGTTGTTCTAATTTGAGTAGTTTTCTAccttcatttcactactttagacttcTAAGGATATTAACATTACTTATTGTTAGtttactttaggtgaattgccAATTTCTCACCTCTTTAGTAGACTTTTTTAGGTGATCAATACTCAAATTTtgcttttgttgttattttggAATTGTCACTTCAtatttaactttcttttatcttttaaaacttGTTTAGATAGTTATTTGGCAGTTTCAGTAAGTATTTCAAAACAACTTTCATTATTATCACTTTTATCCTATTCTACTTACTAGTTTTAGGTTCTAGGTAgtcatattttgagttttaggtactttTGGTAGTGTCATTTTTTTACTAGCTAGGTTTTACTGTTCTAAACTTTTTAGAACAGTGTCTTTGTAGTTTCTTAGGCTACTTTAGTATTATGTGTTTTTTGGTCAAACATTAAGACTTACTTTAAATGTGCTTGGATGTTGGACAGAAAGGGAGAGAGTGAGATCAAGTTTGGAGCATAAAGATGAACCTAAGGCTCAGATTATAGGTCTGTTATGTAGTTTTTGAccatacaaattataatttaaatcaaatacAAGTCCACAGTTCAAAATATTCCAATAAGGTTATCTACAATGCTAAAATCAGTACATACCAACAAGGTTTACAATAAATGCACATTCAGGAAGCAATAACAGGACTttgaaaaatacaattaaatatcATTGACTACATACTTTTTTCAGGTGCTTAACTTCTCCTAATTTGCAACACCTCAAAATTTGGCACCAACTTCTAATAATTGAACACTGGCTCTTCCTCCAAAAACCTAAATTTGCAACATATAATAATCTTTAAATACCAACATATAATAATCTTACATATTATAATCAAACAGTAGCTTAAAATGAATAATGCATGAGAAAAAGTTCTTCATTTGGTGGTTTGATACCCAAAAACGTATGGAAGTGTTTTAAACACTCAACTGAAAGTTCAAACaactttatttgattattttaattgtgtttaaacTCTCAAAGGAGTTATAAACAACTTGCAATTCGAAATCACCactccacttccattttaactcaaaaagtgatggtttaAAGACCAAATCTGGATATAAGCTAAAATATCTCCAAATGAACAGTGTTATCAACTTTAGAACACCAATTTAAGCTTGTTCAAGCTTTCTAATagcataaaaacaaacaaaattcgAAAATCACCCTTGTTATAGCCAATTTATGTAGCAAATTACACCATTATACCCCCAAAATCAGATTTACAGAGAAGCAAAGGTTGGACAGCAATTTAATTAACTCAACAAAGTGTAACTCTACTAAACTAATCTAGAATTAAAAGGTTAATTCCATTATAACATCAAAATAAGATAGAGCATGGTGCAACTAATATACCACCACAAGAAAGATAGACCTATATTATACACTTCATGTTCACCACCTAGCTCAAAACCGTGGCCTAtcttcaccaccaccaccattatttttaaacaatgaaCCAACTCTTGCTACAAtccaaaagttatttttattgacaaaataCCAAAACAGTTCCCAATTTACAACTCTGCACCAGGAAAAAGACTTAGAATTGGTGGTTTTGGAAGTGATTTCGTGCACAACCTATTATGATACTTTGATAAccctttaaacaattttaattcatcaaaataaacttgtttaaaCTCTAATTAGTCCCAAAACAGAGCTACAATTCAGATTCACCTTGGCACTTCCATAATTTACTCAAAATGGATGGTTTGAAATACTAATTTGCATATATCTCATTCTAACTTCAAATAAATTGTTCTAACAGCTTTAATACATTAATTTGAACTTGTTTAAACTGCTATAACAATTACAAGTGGCAAGGACATacataaaaaattgaatcaaatagttaaaagaagaaaagaaaattgttaaaacGGGATTCTTAACTGTGCACccaatcaaaaattaaaaacaaaaaatatgggTTTGTTTGAGGCATTTCATTAAACACTTTCTGctttatcaaacagtttcgtgctaacattttttcaacctgcattttcagtttttcttgctttcttcataTGTTCTAGAAACTTTCTTAGAATCCATTTGAGTGCCTACTTCTATCCTACACctatttttattgcttttaatttttttggcctcttaaaattgtaaaattcaagtcaaatttTGGTGTTGTCCAGTGACCATTTCTAGTGCAGTTTTTGATTTGGTTTGGTGCTAATTTTTGTGTCAAATTGTAGTGTTGTGAACACTTTGTGGTGCAATCCAGTTTTAGAAATCTTTTCCAACTAAGGTGGCATCTTTGGAAGTGGACAAGGAGCAGAATTTGTGAATTCAAAGGGGATGTCCAAcaagcaaaaatgtgaaaatttgcAACTCCGATAGCCAAATTTTAAGATACAAGCCTAACAGTTGAGTGATGATGAGATTGAGTGTATATCATCCAAAAGAAACTTGCTAATGGAGTGAAAATGACCTCAATATTTCATATATGCTACCGGAAATACAATCAGACTAACAAGACAACAAATCCTTTTATCAAACAGGTTGCGGGCAACATGGCCAAAAACTCAAAATTAAGCAATTAAATGGGCTAGCAATCAGGGAAGCACTCCAAAGAATCCTAAGAATTGCTTTAGAGTggattaagaaagcaagaaaccAAAACAAGTTGCAATTGAATCGAAAACAAAATGAACTTATCAAATGTGTTAAAACTGTTTGACAAGATGCCTAGGAGAAAATCAGATTATGGTGCATCAGATTTCATATTTTAACTTACATTGGTCTTTAGCTTTTTAgaatgatttgaatgttgattTTGAATTCTTTATTTCATATATGACAAATGAACCAAACTTTTACTGCAAATTCACGCAAACACAGATGCACCATACAGATCATAGAACTAGGCAACTAAACCAACAACTTGTTATCAAAAAAAGGTCTAAAACAGGTGGTTTAGAGGGTGAAAACACACAAGGCTGTTAAAACTCGAAATTCTTTGCCATTAACATGTTTAAATCAATGAAATAAACTTGTGAGCATAGTTAATTGATGCTAAACAGTAGTATTTATTAAATTCACTTATTCAACCCTATTTATGTGCCAAATTAAACAACTCCATCAACCTATTTTTGGTTACAAAGAGTCAAATGAATTTTGGACACTGAAATTGACTTAGAATCAGCAAATAAGACTTGAGAAAGATACTACAATCACACTTAAAGACGTTCGATCTTTTTGGGAGTTTTCTCAAGGTGCAATCAAGCTTTTGCTTCAGCAAATCATTGTTTATATGGTATGCACCTAGTACTTACTCAAGTTAATGTTTATAGCATAAATTTAATAGTGAAACTAACTAGTTTAAATGTAAACAGCTGACTATGATTTGATTAGACCAGCAAAAGTTATCCCACAAGATTCAAACATACACATTTATATTGTTCCAACTAAACTTGAATGTGAGATTAGCTAGCCCACatatattctatttttgtgTCAAAACAAGTTCACTCAGGTTTGTAGGAGAAAGAAATAACAGTGTAAGACTAATAACAACACATGTGGAAAACACACCacaacaaaaattgaaattgaacaAAGCCTAAGACTATAAACCTTTAAAGCTAATCTGAAATGCCCTCCCCCATGCCTAATAGTGTATCAACCTTTTCAAGCCTTTGTTAAATTTGAATGAAGCATTCTTTCATTTTACGTAGTTGTGTTTACATACCTATAGGTTTTGGTCTAGTGAAAAGAAAAGTAGGCTCTACATATCACTAATGCAGGATATtgattgaaagagaaagaaacagaaaaaaaagagGGAATAAGAGCAAAACACATGATAAAAAGAGGGAGATGAGAGAAACCAAGAGATTAAAGAACTGTGCCCTACACTTATATTCTCATCATTGTTGTTTTcctaaaatacaataataaaaaatcatccaTCAACATCTACAAAGAGAAATATAGCTATGATAGTTGATACAATGTGATAGGAAAAAAAGGTGGAGAGAAATGATTAGTGTTCAAGTCTTGTTCAATATAGAAATGTTTTTATCTGCGAAGCATAAACACCACGGACATTGCAACACTTCAATAAGGCTTGTTCCAATTCAATGCTTCTCTCCTATATTCTTAAGTCATTCCTTACAATGTACATGTAGCTTGTGAGTTATTTTTGTGTATACAAATTCTTGTTACTCTGTAACAAGACTTGCACAGTTGACATTGCATCAGTTTATGGAGGGTGCGTGTAAGTCAATACTTTCAAATCCTAATATCTTTTTAGATGTTCAAGATTTGTTATGTacatgttttctctttttctcactAACCCTATTTCTTAAATGGGTGTCTGTCTCTGTCTCCTACAGATagatattgttttcaatttttgaagGACCTGACCACACTTCCCTTCCCCTCTCAATCActcaagaaaataaagtatgCAACCAAGTCAAGTAAAAGGAAACTGAATTCTCACCAACTGTCCAACCAATTAACACTGTCTCACCACTCTTCCTCACAACagcacactcttccactctctaaAGGCAGATCtagaggcgggagcttcctcttctactcttagggtttcactatctcctgcttttccattattcatatagtttcaccatgtctgtgaggaactaaactctatttgttgttggggaatgatgtaaccttgtgaactctcatgtgtttgaattgattcttaatttatatgctttttcattaattattagagaATTCATCTATTTCAATGCTtgctttatttaactcatttagtagcatgatttatgaattgcatgagtgccgggaggttccttacaattcaggttcttgttgaattctcccaagggtaatatttctcaaggatgagggtatgactACTTgttcgtcttaagctcttgatcttcaaacttaattttctaggaatgctaggaattgcacgaactaggaattaaggcaggcttattgcaccgagggatcgggttctaagtaatttagtgagtgacattaatattaatgtaaaaagaagaattcttatatacatgtgAGTAAACTTgttgaaatcaaaccctaacaacataatcatctcattttataaacaatcttcgttcatctttgtgttactctactattgatcaatttgcattcatatttacttttatgtctttgcatttgaaaccaacaatctcattttatttaagtcttaattaatttagttatcacacaattgtttagtgtcgagagtcttcagggatacaatacttggtcttaccattttatattacttgtacgattcagtacacttgccgatccataaacaagtttttggtttcgTTTCTAGAGATCAGTATGTAAAATGGAGGGAAGAGAATGTGGGTATTTATAGAATTAAAGATGGAGAaagtgttaaataaaatataatttgtttaaaaaaatgagtggaaaaatagaaaaagttaagtTGGATGTTTCGGTGTAAATGTTgtccggtgtgtctttgttgctcctggctgtctgggacgcttgctcctctccaattgttgttgttcatactcgccaaaggagggggaggtacctgcaaagatactccgacgctcaagtcagatgtgagttatggagcctcagctctcaagagagtaATTATGATATTGccctgaaatattatttagggtctctagacataaagagaacgtacctgaacttttgccctgtcattgtatttataagcaaaaataaaaatagccaccttacctaaaaatgtggttagtggctttataaatatcttaaccgcttaagatattttatgtaataaatataacatctaagatataaatatcttactacataacatgccccccaagtccgagttaacggTTCCGTTTTTACggacgtggtaactataggacttatgagttcgAGGGAGGCTGTATTCGCTGTATGAGAGAGCGTGTTTCTGGTTGTTGCTCATCTGTGGTCTGAACGTTTCAAACCAAGGATGACCGAGCGGTAGAGTTTGAAGGACCAAAAAAGATGTGAAGCCAAACGACAAAAAAACTGGAACgagtgaggccgaacgtgagAACCTGGATGGCCGAGTGGTAGAGGCTGTATAGCCGAAGGTCACAGAAGCTGAATGCTTGAGGCCACGGACGGTAGAGATCGAGTGGCATGTGAGGCCGGATGATTGAAGCCAAGCGGACGAACGTCATGGAGGCCGAATGGTAACATTAATGGCGTCGAACGGCCGAAtacttgaacgctcgtacacatggATCGAGGAGTGGTTGACAGCAAAGGTCGaacacctttgaggccgaacggccgactgcttgaacgctcgtacagagggattgtcgagcggttgaaagcAAAGGTCGAACATCTTTGAGGCTGAACGACCGACTGCTTGAAATGCTCGTACACagagattgtcgagcggttgaaaccaaaaggaggccgaacggtcgactgcttgaacgttcgttcacagagattgtcgagcggttgaaaacAATAAGGAGGCCGAACGacgactgcttgaacgctcgtacagagattgtcgagcggttgaaaacAATAAGGAGGCCGAACGgcgactgcttgaacgctcgtacagagactgtcgagcggttgaaagcGAGGGTCGAACATCTCTGAGGCAGAACGGCCAACTTCTTGAACGCTTGTACACATGggttgtcgagcggttgaaaccaaagggaggccgaacggtcgactgcttgaacgttcgttcacaGAGATTGTCGAGCGGTCGAAAACAATaaggaggccgaacggccgactgcttgaacgctcgtacagaGATTGTCGAGGATGAGGGTCGAGTAAGGGTATACCGGGTGTTCAAGGGAGAACAGTTACCcgtgggagtgtatcccgaatgtactgggtgttcttgggcgaacagtTACCcgtgggagtgtatcccgaatGTACTGGGTGTTCTTGGGAGAACAGTTACCCATGGGAGTGTATCCCGTAGAACGCTCGTGGACATGGTTTGTCGAGCGAttgatgttc includes these proteins:
- the LOC108345441 gene encoding uncharacterized protein LOC108345441 isoform X1, coding for MRAALLWTINDFPAYGMLSGWSTHGRLACPHCMDHTKSFQLRYGWKSSWFDCHRWFLSIDHPFRRNKKAFRKGEVETDMPLPKLTGSHVWRRVKDLPKVTECGHNRIEGFGEWHNWTKRSIFWDLPYWKDNLLRHNLDVMHIEENFFDNVFNTVMNVIGKTKDNDKARKDLPLYCGRKDLELKAQANDRLFKPKANYTLSKDEARIVYGWIKELRMPDGYSSNLSRCANVQNVTIQGLKSHDCHVFMETFIPIVFSCLPTHVLNPLMEISNFFKDLCCTTLKENSLRKIEENIPIILCKLERIFPPAFFDSMEHLPIYLAYESWLGGPVQYRWMYPFERFMGESKLSVKNKARVEGSICAAYLHRETTYFCSHYFKKFMLSPINVRNEMQWQDELCEGKLLVFQQSGRHVGKGFTH
- the LOC108345441 gene encoding uncharacterized protein LOC108345441 isoform X2: MRAALLWTINDFPAYGMLSGWSTHGRLACPHCMDHTKSFQLRYGWKSSWFDCHRWFLSIDHPFRRNKKAFRKGEVETDMPLPKLTGSHVWRRVKDLPKVTECGHNRIEGFGEWHNWTKRSIFWDLPYWKDNLLRHNLDVMHIEENFFDNVFNTVMNVIGKTKDNDKARKDLPLYCGRKDLELKAQANDRLFKPKANYTLSKDEARIVYGWIKELRMPDGYSSNLSRCANVQNVTIQGLKSHDCHVFMETFIPIVFSCLPTHVLNPLMEISNFFKDLCCTTLKENSLRKIEENIPIILCKLERIFPPAFFDSMEHLPIYLAYESWLGGPVQYRWMYPFERFMGESKLSVKNKARVEGSICAAYLHRETTYFCSHYFKKFMLSPINVRNEMQWQDELCEAHFLWLNKS